One Nocardia huaxiensis genomic window, TACCGCGCCTGCTGACGATGTGAACCCAGCAGCCGTTTGAGAATCTTCCCGGTCTCCCCGCGCGGTAGATCGTCGATGAAGGCCACGTCGCGCGGCACCGACACCCGCCCCAGCCGGTGCCGGATATAGCTGCGCACCATCTCCGAATCCAGCCCGGCCCCATCCCTTTTCACCACGAACGCCGCCAGCCGCTGTCCGAACTCGTGGTCGGGCACACCCACCACCGCGACCTCGCTCACCTGCGGCAGCTGCGCGAGCGCCTCCTCCACCGGTCGCGGGAAGACGTTCTCGCCACCGGAAATGATCATCTCGTCGTCCCGGCCCGCGATGAAAAGCCGTCCCGTGGCGTCGAGATAGCCGAGATCACCGGTGTCGAGCATGCCGTCGGCCTCGTCCGGCGGCGCGGCATTCACATATCCGTCGAACAGCATGTGATTGGCCACGAAGATCCGCCCCGTCGCCCCCACCGGCACCGGCCGCCGATCCTCGCCCAGCACAGCCAGTTTCGTCCCCAGCGGCGGCCGGCCCGCGGTGGTCGGCGAGATCCGCAGATCCTCCGGCGTGGCGATGGTCGCCCACGACACCTCGGTGGAGCCGTACACGTTGTAGAGAATGTCGCCGAAGGTGTCCAGGAACCGCAGCACGGTCGCACCGGCGAGGGGCGCACCGCAACTGGCCACGATCCGCAGGCTCGAGGTGTCGTAGCGGGCGCGCACGTCCTCGGGCAGATCCAGAATCCGCTGCACCATGGTCGGCACCGCCAGCAGCGTGGTCACCTTGCGCTCGGCGATCAGCCGCAGCGTGTCCTCGGCCTCGAACTGCTCCGGCAGCACGACGGTGGCGCGCAACGCCGTGCCGAGCTGCAGGCCCGCCAGCCCCCAGGTGTGGAACAGCGGACAGGGAATCAGCATGATCTCATTGGTGCGCAGTGGAATTCGAGACATCAGCGCGGCCGCCGCACCGAACCCCTTGGGCTGCGGCCGACGCGCCCCCTTGGGCGTTCCGGTGGTCCCCGAGGTGAGCACGACCAGCCCGCCGGGCCGCAGCGGCTTGTGAAAGTTGTTTTCCCCCAGCGCAATCAGCCGTTCGACCGTGACCTTCCCGGATTCTTCCGTGGGATCGGTGCGGATGCGCGGGATCCCGTCGTGCAGGTATCGCACCAGTTCTTCCAGCTCACCGTCCACGAACAGCGCCGACAGCCGGTCGCGCTGCACGATCTCCTCCAGGTTCCGCCCCGACAGCCCGGCATTGAGCAGCACCACATCGAGCCCGAGTTTGCCCGCGGCAACCATGGTTTCGACCGTGCCGGCGTGATTGCGGGCCAGCAGGCCGACGGTTTCCCCGTGCCCGAGCCCCAGACTCGCCATCCCGCCCGCCAATGCCGTTGTGCGCGCGTCGATCTCGGCGAAGCTGCGGCTGCAGCGGTCGTCCACCACGGCCGCCCGGTCCGGCGAATGCGCCGCCCCCGCCGCATATCCGCCCGCGAGGTTGAAGCCCCAGCGCACCACCCCGCGCAGCTGCCGGACGCCCACATCCGGGCGGGTGGTGATCACCCCGCTGGTGAGCAGCTGCCGCGCCACCCCCATGCGGTGCCGCACCGGTGCGCCCTCGGCATTCACCGCGACCGAATTCCGCGCTCCCCGAGCGATATCCGCGGCGCGGCCGAGCCCTTCCTGCACCCAGCGCACCACGGCGGATCTCGGCAGCGACGCCACCACCGGATGCACCCTGCCGACCGCGAAGCAGGTCACCGTGACCACAGTGCGCTGCTCACCCGCATCACCCGAGGGCGAGCGCAATCGAATGGAGGCGAAGCTGCTACGCGCCCCGCAGTGCAGTTCCAGCCGCTCGTACCAGCGCCCCACCAGGAATCGCACATCCAGCACCCGGATCCCGGCCTCCGGCGTGCCCACCCGGAAGCACACCAGCGGACGGTCGTCGGGCGACTCCAGGGGATCGCACGCGCCGATGCCGGGAAAGATCCGCGGGTAGGTCTGCGGATCGAGTAGCAACGCCCACAGCGTATTTCGCGGGATGGCCAGCTCGGTGACCACATCGATGACATCGGAAACCAACTCAGTGCCACTATCTCTCACGGGCCGGTTCGAAACACTCGGGTCGGCGGATAGCCTCGTTCTAGTCGAAGGGCCGGCGCGCACAGCGGGAAACCGCGCGATCAGGGCAGGTTCACGAAGGGCGGTCGTACAGCGTTATGAAGCACCACAGCGTCTGAAATACCGCAACATCACAATTTGCCGTCCAGCACACCGAATCACCGCGTCACAGGATGCGCGGACTTCCGGAAAACCGAAGGCGTAGTGCCCTTTTCGTCCCGGAACGACCGGTAGAGCTGCCGCTCGGTCGCGAATCCGCAGGCATGCGCCACCGCCGACACCGGCAGCAGCGGATCGCGCACCAGCAGCTCGGCCGCCAGATTCACCCGCATGCGCCGCAGCACCGCGACCGGGCCCTCCTGGAATCCGTCGAAGATGCGATACAGCGCGCGCCGGGACATGGCGCAGCCCTGGGCGATTCGCTCGGCCGTCAACTCCGGATCGGTGCAGTGGCGGCGCATGTACTCGAGCACCCGCTCGCGCGCGTACGCGTCGGCCGAGCGCGGCGGGGGCGCCTCGCCGGCCGCCAGCCGCACCGCGGAGACCAGCAGATCCAGCGCCGGCGCCGAAAGTAGTCGCGCCTGCTCGGGTGCGGTGCGCTGCAGTTCGGTCAGGTCACGGAAGAACCGCGCGATCACGCCGGCCGCGCCGGTGTCGGGTATGGCGATGGCGGTGGGCAGATCGGCTCCGGTCAGCCCGGTGCGCTCGCGCAGGCGGCTCAGCGGCACCTGGACCACCGACATGCCCCAATCCGTGTCGAGGTCGAAAGCGTAGGGACGGGTGCTGTCGTAGAACACCATGGTCCCCGGACGCACCTCGGCCACGCGGTCGTCCTGGTACAGGCGGCCGTGGCCCTTGGTCTGGATGGTGGCGGTCAGGAACTCGTCGTCGGTGCGCGCGATCAGGCTCCTGGTGCGGCGCACGTGCTGGGCGCCGGAGCCGAGCGCCGACACCTCCACATCGCCGTAGCGCCCACGCCGGATCCAGCCGTGGAAATCGTCCTGCGGTTTCGGTGAAACCGCCAGCGGCACATAGAAATCGCTCAGATGCGCTTCCCACTGATCGAACTTCTCTGCCGCCGGCACTTCGGCTGCGGAATTCAACTCGACCTGCTCGACCACCGGGCAAGTCTTCCAGATCCGCAGAGCGAAAGGGTTGCACTTCTGTTAGCCAGGAGTACGCTCAGAAATGAGCACGCTCATTTTCAGATGCTGGCGACCACAGAGTGGAGGTGTCGAATGGCTGCGACGATCCGCACGGCACAGACCCGTCGACGCCTAAGCAAGGTGCATGACAAGCGCACACGCATCTTCGGCGCGGCAGCCACACTCTTCGCCGAACACGGCTTCGAAAAGACCACAACCCAGCAGATCTCCGATCGCGCGGAAATTGCTGCGGGCACACTATTCCGCTACGCGTCATCCAGGGCCGAGCTGCTGCTCATGGTCTACAACGAGGATCTGCGCGCGGCACTCGA contains:
- a CDS encoding AMP-binding protein; its protein translation is MVSDVIDVVTELAIPRNTLWALLLDPQTYPRIFPGIGACDPLESPDDRPLVCFRVGTPEAGIRVLDVRFLVGRWYERLELHCGARSSFASIRLRSPSGDAGEQRTVVTVTCFAVGRVHPVVASLPRSAVVRWVQEGLGRAADIARGARNSVAVNAEGAPVRHRMGVARQLLTSGVITTRPDVGVRQLRGVVRWGFNLAGGYAAGAAHSPDRAAVVDDRCSRSFAEIDARTTALAGGMASLGLGHGETVGLLARNHAGTVETMVAAGKLGLDVVLLNAGLSGRNLEEIVQRDRLSALFVDGELEELVRYLHDGIPRIRTDPTEESGKVTVERLIALGENNFHKPLRPGGLVVLTSGTTGTPKGARRPQPKGFGAAAALMSRIPLRTNEIMLIPCPLFHTWGLAGLQLGTALRATVVLPEQFEAEDTLRLIAERKVTTLLAVPTMVQRILDLPEDVRARYDTSSLRIVASCGAPLAGATVLRFLDTFGDILYNVYGSTEVSWATIATPEDLRISPTTAGRPPLGTKLAVLGEDRRPVPVGATGRIFVANHMLFDGYVNAAPPDEADGMLDTGDLGYLDATGRLFIAGRDDEMIISGGENVFPRPVEEALAQLPQVSEVAVVGVPDHEFGQRLAAFVVKRDGAGLDSEMVRSYIRHRLGRVSVPRDVAFIDDLPRGETGKILKRLLGSHRQQAR
- a CDS encoding helix-turn-helix domain-containing protein, whose protein sequence is MVEQVELNSAAEVPAAEKFDQWEAHLSDFYVPLAVSPKPQDDFHGWIRRGRYGDVEVSALGSGAQHVRRTRSLIARTDDEFLTATIQTKGHGRLYQDDRVAEVRPGTMVFYDSTRPYAFDLDTDWGMSVVQVPLSRLRERTGLTGADLPTAIAIPDTGAAGVIARFFRDLTELQRTAPEQARLLSAPALDLLVSAVRLAAGEAPPPRSADAYARERVLEYMRRHCTDPELTAERIAQGCAMSRRALYRIFDGFQEGPVAVLRRMRVNLAAELLVRDPLLPVSAVAHACGFATERQLYRSFRDEKGTTPSVFRKSAHPVTR